A stretch of the Sphingobacterium thalpophilum genome encodes the following:
- a CDS encoding RtcB family protein gives MENKRINGNDIVALGYKENHTVGIALKINSKRHGFTRTEMLAKFKAVLDNPSEYLEDAIFQVLAAAILDEEAIDASLIPLNERPLAFTIYGESAIETGAKDQMHIAMKLPVTVAGALMPDAHQGYGLPIGGVLATNNAVIPYGVGVDIGCRMALSIFDLPIGLLETHQAFLKDVIMKHTRFGAGNGYLKHERVDHVVLEDPLFKENSLLASLKDKAWTQLGSSGGGNHFVEFGIVEFTERDERLDIEKGQYLGLLTHSGSRGLGATVAAHYTKLAKSLCKLPYKAENLAYLDLNSAEGQEYWLAMNLAGDYASACHEVIHEKIRLALGAGLLAKVENHHNFAWKEKWNGQEVIVHRKGATPAAKGVLGIIPGSMASPGFLVRGKGATASIASASHGAGRLMSRTQAVKTLSTDDLNRLLADEGVTLLGAGMDEAPMAYKNIHEVMAAQKDLVDVVAQFAPKMVRMADDGRRED, from the coding sequence ATGGAAAATAAACGAATTAATGGTAATGATATTGTTGCTTTGGGCTACAAAGAAAATCATACAGTAGGTATTGCGTTAAAAATCAACAGTAAACGTCATGGTTTCACCCGTACAGAAATGCTCGCGAAGTTTAAGGCCGTACTTGACAACCCTTCGGAATATCTTGAGGATGCTATCTTTCAGGTACTTGCTGCAGCCATTTTGGATGAAGAGGCTATTGATGCTTCGTTGATACCGCTCAATGAACGCCCGCTGGCCTTCACAATATATGGCGAATCAGCGATAGAAACGGGTGCCAAAGATCAGATGCATATCGCCATGAAGCTACCTGTCACAGTGGCTGGCGCATTGATGCCCGACGCCCACCAAGGATACGGGCTTCCGATAGGAGGTGTGTTGGCCACAAACAATGCCGTCATCCCTTACGGAGTTGGCGTGGATATCGGCTGCCGTATGGCACTTTCGATCTTTGATCTCCCAATAGGGTTGTTAGAGACGCATCAGGCTTTTTTAAAGGACGTCATTATGAAGCATACACGGTTTGGAGCGGGCAATGGCTATCTGAAACACGAGCGCGTGGACCATGTCGTTTTGGAGGACCCCTTATTTAAGGAGAATTCTTTGCTGGCGTCCCTGAAAGATAAGGCGTGGACACAATTGGGATCTTCGGGTGGAGGCAATCACTTTGTCGAGTTCGGTATCGTCGAGTTTACTGAGCGAGATGAAAGGCTCGATATTGAAAAGGGGCAATATTTGGGTTTGCTTACCCATTCGGGATCGCGTGGATTGGGTGCGACAGTTGCTGCACATTATACTAAATTAGCAAAAAGCTTGTGTAAACTACCCTATAAGGCGGAAAACCTAGCTTATTTGGACTTAAACAGCGCGGAGGGGCAGGAATATTGGTTGGCCATGAACCTTGCAGGTGATTATGCGTCAGCTTGTCATGAGGTCATCCACGAAAAGATCAGGCTGGCGTTAGGGGCGGGGTTACTTGCCAAAGTAGAGAATCATCATAATTTTGCTTGGAAAGAAAAATGGAACGGACAGGAGGTTATCGTTCATCGTAAAGGAGCTACCCCGGCCGCCAAAGGTGTCCTGGGCATTATTCCCGGTTCCATGGCTTCGCCTGGTTTTTTGGTCCGTGGAAAAGGCGCGACCGCGTCGATTGCATCTGCATCCCATGGCGCGGGCCGTTTGATGAGCCGTACACAGGCGGTTAAAACTCTTTCTACAGATGACCTTAATAGATTGCTTGCTGATGAAGGAGTTACACTACTTGGAGCTGGGATGGATGAGGCGCCAATGGCATACAAAAATATCCATGAGGTGATGGCTGCTCAGAAAGACTTGGTGGATGTAGTCGCACAGTTTGCTCCCAAAATGGTACGAATGGCTGACGACGGTCGCCGGGAAGATTGA